In Myotis daubentonii chromosome 16, mMyoDau2.1, whole genome shotgun sequence, one DNA window encodes the following:
- the CHAD gene encoding chondroadherin — MACPVLLLSLGLLAGLLPALAACPQNCHCHGDLQHVICDKVGLQKIPKVSEKTKLLNLQRNNFPVLAANAFRAMPNLVSLHLQHCQIREVAAGAFRGLKQLIYLYLSHNDIRVLRAGAFDDLSELTYLYLDHNKVTELPRGLLSPLVNLFILQLNNNKIRELRAGAFQGAKDLRWLYLSENALSSLQPGALDDVENLAKFHLDRNQLSSYPAAALSKLRVVEELKLSHNPLRSIPEGAFQSFGRYLESLWLDSTNLDKISDGAFLGVTTLKNVHLENNRLTQLPSTFPFDHLETLTLTNNPWKCTCQLRGLRKWLEAKPSRPDATCASPAKFKGQHIRDTDAFRSCKFPTKRSKKAGRH, encoded by the exons ATGGCCTGCCCCGTCCTCCTGCTCAGCCTCGGCCTCCTGGCCGGCCTGCTGCCGGCGCTGGCCGCCTGCCCCCAGAACTGCCACTGCCACGGCGACCTGCAGCACGTCATCTGCGACAAGGTGGGCCTGCAGAAGATCCCCAAGGTGTCCGAGAAGACCAAGCTGCTCAACCTCCAGCGCAACAACTTCCCTGTGCTGGCCGCCAACGCCTTCCGGGCCATGCCCAACCTGGTGTCGCTGCACCTGCAGCACTGCCAGATCCGCGAGGTGGCGGCCGGCGCCTTCCGGGGCCTCAAGCAGCTCATCTACCTGTACCTGTCCCACAATGACATCCGCGTGCTGCGCGCCGGCGCCTTCGACGACCTGAGCGAGCTCACCTACCTCTACCTGGACCACAACAAGGTGACCGAGCTGCCCCGAGGGCTGCTGTCCCCGCTGGTCAACCTCTTCATCCTGCAGCTCAACAACAACAAGATCCGCGAGCTGCGCGCCGGCGCCTTCCAGGGTGCCAAGGACCTGCGCTGGCTCTACCTGTCAGAGAACGCGCTCAGCTCCCTGCAGCCCGGCGCCCTGGACGACGTGGAGAACCTGGCCAAGTTCCACCTGGACCGGAACCAGCTGTCCAGCTACCCCGCGGCGGCCCTGAGCAAGCTGCGCGTGGTGGAGGAGCTGAAGCTGTCCCACAACCCCCTGAGGAGCATCCCCGAGGGCGCCTTCCAGTCGTTCGGCAGGTACCTGGAGAGCCTCTGGCTGGACAGCACCAACCTGGACAAG ATTTCCGACGGTGCCTTCCTGGGGGTGACCACGCTGAAAAACGTGCATCTGGAGAACAACCGCCTGACCCAGCTGCCCTCCACCTTCCCCTTCGACCACCTGGAGACACTCACGCTCACCAACAACCCCTGGAAGTGTACCTGCCAGCTCCGGGGCCTCCGGAA gTGGCTGGAAGCCAAGCCTTCGCGCCCCGATGCCACTTGTGCCTCGCCTGCCAAGTTCAAGGGCCAGCACATCCGTGACACGGACGCCTTCCGCAGCTGCAAGTTCCCCACTAAGAGGTCCAAGAAAGCCGGCCGCCATTGA